A window from Gossypium raimondii isolate GPD5lz chromosome 7, ASM2569854v1, whole genome shotgun sequence encodes these proteins:
- the LOC105764346 gene encoding uncharacterized protein LOC105764346, translating into MALHDPMLPSSPYYLHPNENPALVLVSPVLSSSNYHFWSRAMTMAFYPRTSSSLLTAPSRFHHEQILFILPGNDVTLWCFLVCSCSPSCSCGVFVTLQKYHDNDNVIRFLKGLHDRFAVVRSQIMLIDPLPPINKVFSLVIQQERHLPAGSSQLFVSNTLRDHTSSKKSQAKSFTDSRQCTFCGKSRHNVDTCYEKHGYPLGYKSRGRAFRAHTALNDCISQPLDSSQHVDILPSDPSVTLTQDQLQQLLTLLPASTSPPHVTNTTSSLQPNPSPSSAKVLHGLYILDSPAQTFSISTPITLSANTTSCSLWHHRLGHLSDSRLKLLFPYIPSLSMSNNATYKACHLAKQKKISFPVSTSVSNKIFELVHVDI; encoded by the exons ATGGCACTTCATGATCCTATGCTGCCTTCTAGTCCATACTACCTGCATCCAAATGAAAACCCAGCTTTGGTTCTTGTTTCTCCTGTCTTATCAAGCTCGAACTATCACTTTTGGTCTCGAGCAATGACAATGGCATTTTATCCAAGAACAAGCTCCAGTTTGTTGACGGCACCATCACGGTTCCACCACGAACAAATCCTCTTTATTCTGCCTGGGAACGATGTAACACTATGGTGCTTTCTTG TTTGTTCTTGTTCACCATCTTGCTCTTGCGGTGTTTTTGTCACTCTCCAGAAATATCATGATAACGACAACGTTATTCGTTTTCTTAAGGGTCTTCATGATCGGTTTGCTGTTGTTCGTTCTCAAATCATGCTCATTGATCCATTGCCTCCAATCAACAAAGTATTTTCCCTGGTTATTCAACAAGAACGTCACCTTCCTGCTGGCTCATCTCAGTTGTTTGTTAGCAACACATTGCGCGACCATACTTCTTCAAAGAAATCTCAGGCCAAATCATTTACTGATTCACGGCAATGTACCTTCTGTGGCAAATCCAGGCATAATGTTGATACTTGTTATGAGAAGCATGGCTATCCACTTGGTTATAAGTCTCGAGGTCGGGCTTTTCGTGCACACACAGCCCTTAATGATTGTATTTCACAACCTTTGGACTCTTCGCAACATGTTGACATTTTGCCATCTGATCCTTCTGTTACTTTGACACAAGATCAGTTGCAACAACTACTTACATTGCTTCCAGCATCTACCTCCCCACCTCATGTTACCAATACTACTTCTTCCTTACAACCAAACCCTTCCCCATCCTCAG CTAAAGTGCTCCATGGTCTTTATATTTTGGACTCCCCAGCTCAAACCTTTTCCATTTCTACTCCCATTACCTTGTCCGCCAACACAACTTCATGTTCCCTTTGGCATCATCGTCTCGGTCATCTTTCCGATTCTCGACTAAAACTACTTTTCCCTTACATTCCTTCTTTGTCTATGTCAAATAATGCAACTTATAAAGCTTGCCATTTGGCCAAACAGAAGAAAATATCTTTTCCTGTAAGCACTTCCGTttccaataaaatttttgaacttgtTCATGTTGATATTTGA